Part of the Propioniciclava sp. MC1595 genome is shown below.
GATCCGCTCGGGGGAGACGCCCTTGGCGATGAGCTGCTTGCGCATCGCGTTCATGAACTCCAGCGGGCCGCACATGAACACCGTCGAGTCGGCGGGGATGTCGGCGTCGGTGAGGTCCATGAAGCCCTCGCGGGCGGGGTGCAGCGTGGGCGCGCTGGTGGCGTCCGCCTCGTACCAGTTCTGCGCCCTGGCGTCGGTCATCGACAGCACCTGTCGGCGCAGCGACGCATACAACGCGTGGGTGCTGTGCGCCTTGTCGGCGTGGAACATGCGCACGGTGCGCTCGGGCTGGCGGCGGGACAGGTCCTCGAGGATCGCCGCGACCGGCGTGATGCCGATGCCCGCCGACACCAGCACGATGGGGCCGTCGGAGTCGTCCAGCACGAGGTCGCCGCACGGCTGCGAGACGTCCAGGACCGTGCCGGGCTGGGCGTGGTCGCCGAGCCAGTTCGACACCTGGCCGTCGGGGGCGCCGTCGACGCCGCGCACCCGCTTGATCGTCACGCGCAGCGTGTCACCCCGCGGACCGGACGAGATGGTGTACTGCCGTGGCTGCCGTTGGCCACCCGGCAGGTCGACCGCGATCGCCACGTACTGGCCGGTCTCGTGCCGCGGCGCCTCGCCCTGCACGGGGGCGAGCACCAGCGAGAAGATGTCGTCGTTCTCCTCGAACCTCTCCACGACGCGGTACTTCCGCCACGGCTGGGCGGGGTCGGTGCCGCCGAGGGCGTACAGCTTGGCCTCCTCGGCGATGAGGGCGCAGCCGAACAGCCAGTAGACCTCGTCCCAGGCGGCGGCCACCTCGGGGGTGACGGCGTCCCCGAGCACGGTGCCGACGGCCTTCATCAGGTGGTGGCCCACGATGGTGTACTCCTGCGCCTTGATGCCCAGGCTGACGTGCTTGTGGGCGATGCGCTGCATGACGGGGGTGAAGTCGGGGGCGTTCGGGTCGATCAGGTTGACCGCGTACGCGACCACGGACGCCGCGAGCGCCTTCGGCTGCTCGCCGATCGCCTGGTTGGCCTTGTTGAAGACGCGCATCAGCCCGGGGTGCGCGGCGAACATGTCGGGGTAGAAGGTCTTGGTGATGGTCTCGGCGTTCTCGGCCACGACCGCCGCGGTGGCCTTGACGATCGCCTCGGAGGCGGGGGACAGCTTCATGGGATGACCCTTTCTGACGTCGACGTTGATGTCATCGCCCAACCTAGGGCCCCCCGGTTTTGGAGGATGCATTCGGTTTATCCCCGC
Proteins encoded:
- a CDS encoding globin domain-containing protein gives rise to the protein MKLSPASEAIVKATAAVVAENAETITKTFYPDMFAAHPGLMRVFNKANQAIGEQPKALAASVVAYAVNLIDPNAPDFTPVMQRIAHKHVSLGIKAQEYTIVGHHLMKAVGTVLGDAVTPEVAAAWDEVYWLFGCALIAEEAKLYALGGTDPAQPWRKYRVVERFEENDDIFSLVLAPVQGEAPRHETGQYVAIAVDLPGGQRQPRQYTISSGPRGDTLRVTIKRVRGVDGAPDGQVSNWLGDHAQPGTVLDVSQPCGDLVLDDSDGPIVLVSAGIGITPVAAILEDLSRRQPERTVRMFHADKAHSTHALYASLRRQVLSMTDARAQNWYEADATSAPTLHPAREGFMDLTDADIPADSTVFMCGPLEFMNAMRKQLIAKGVSPERIRYEVFGPDLWAQNPDSAA